One Hallerella porci genomic window carries:
- a CDS encoding co-chaperone GroES: MDKNAEKIVMIGDRILLKPLEAASKTGSGLYLPPGVREKDAVHTGIVVKVGPGYPIPSTEPDAFLKEAESPINYVPLQVEEGDQALYLHGNAFEIEINGERYEVVGQNAILLVIRDDLSELGV; encoded by the coding sequence ATGGATAAGAATGCAGAAAAAATTGTGATGATCGGCGATAGAATTTTGCTCAAACCGTTAGAAGCTGCGTCCAAAACGGGCAGCGGTTTGTATTTGCCGCCAGGCGTCCGCGAAAAAGATGCGGTGCACACGGGAATCGTGGTAAAGGTCGGTCCCGGTTATCCGATTCCATCGACAGAACCCGATGCGTTTTTGAAAGAAGCCGAAAGCCCGATAAATTATGTTCCTCTGCAAGTGGAAGAAGGCGACCAAGCGCTCTATTTGCACGGCAATGCTTTTGAAATTGAAATCAACGGAGAACGTTACGAAGTCGTCGGACAAAATGCGATTCTTTTGGTCATCCGCGATGATCTTTCGGAACTCGGAGTTTAA
- a CDS encoding DMT family protein, translating into MLKVAIITALMLVCSNLFMTFAWYGHLKFLGARPWIVAAVASWGIALFEYLIQVPANRYGYTALNVVQLKVIQEVVALTVFAPFAVFMMHQPLKLDYLWSALCLIGAVYFAFR; encoded by the coding sequence ATGTTAAAAGTCGCAATTATTACCGCGTTAATGCTCGTCTGTTCAAATCTCTTTATGACTTTTGCGTGGTATGGGCATTTGAAATTTTTGGGCGCGCGCCCATGGATTGTGGCGGCGGTTGCGAGTTGGGGAATTGCGCTTTTTGAATATCTCATTCAAGTGCCCGCAAATCGTTACGGTTACACAGCGCTCAATGTGGTGCAATTAAAAGTGATTCAAGAAGTCGTCGCTTTAACGGTCTTTGCGCCATTTGCAGTTTTTATGATGCATCAACCGCTGAAGCTCGATTATTTGTGGTCTGCGCTTTGCTTAATCGGCGCAGTTTATTTCGCTTTCCGTTAA
- the hemH gene encoding ferrochelatase, with protein sequence MMDAILFVQLGSPADETPASVEKYLLEFLGDPHTLGNPPFFWNWLLRHIIAPKRAPKSALKYAEMVKCAGLGKMPLVYYTEKFSAEVGKILAEKYPQIMVRHAFEFGTTPTISDALKEFAIAKKTQIYVVPLFPQRSLVTTVAVRDLVSQAAKNFPQLSLQFIEGFSQNLIWQNAILQSVFANWNQKSAIVFSFHGTPSAWAKNGDPYSRDCADAFEYFQKKIIEKFPHAEIFCSYQSRFGHGKWLGPFTSSVLQELAQKRKSVLLVCPSFTADNLETLYEVDVELRNEFIRAGGSEFFRVPCLNDNADWASHFANEIIRIGEENLP encoded by the coding sequence ATGATGGATGCAATTCTTTTTGTGCAATTAGGCTCTCCCGCCGACGAAACTCCTGCAAGTGTGGAAAAATATTTGCTCGAATTTTTAGGCGATCCGCACACATTAGGAAATCCACCGTTTTTTTGGAATTGGCTATTGCGTCATATCATCGCTCCGAAACGCGCTCCGAAAAGCGCGCTCAAGTATGCAGAAATGGTCAAATGCGCGGGCTTAGGGAAAATGCCTCTCGTCTATTACACAGAAAAATTTTCTGCAGAAGTCGGGAAAATTTTAGCGGAAAAATATCCGCAAATTATGGTGCGTCACGCTTTTGAATTTGGCACAACGCCGACGATTTCCGATGCCTTAAAAGAATTTGCCATTGCCAAGAAAACGCAGATTTACGTCGTTCCGCTTTTTCCGCAGAGATCGCTCGTGACGACGGTTGCTGTCCGCGATTTAGTTTCGCAAGCTGCAAAAAATTTCCCGCAACTTTCCCTGCAATTTATCGAAGGATTTTCGCAAAATTTAATTTGGCAAAATGCAATTTTGCAAAGTGTTTTTGCCAATTGGAATCAAAAATCTGCCATCGTATTTTCGTTTCACGGAACGCCGAGCGCATGGGCGAAAAATGGCGATCCTTACAGTCGCGATTGCGCCGACGCCTTTGAATATTTTCAAAAAAAAATTATCGAAAAATTTCCGCACGCAGAAATTTTCTGTTCGTATCAAAGTCGATTCGGACACGGGAAATGGCTCGGGCCATTTACGTCTTCGGTTCTCCAAGAATTAGCGCAAAAACGCAAATCGGTTCTGCTCGTTTGTCCGTCTTTTACCGCGGACAATTTGGAAACTCTTTACGAAGTTGATGTTGAATTGCGAAATGAATTTATTCGTGCGGGCGGAAGTGAATTTTTCCGCGTTCCGTGCTTGAACGATAACGCAGACTGGGCTTCGCATTTTGCAAACGAAATCATTCGCATTGGCGAGGAAAATTTGCCATGA
- a CDS encoding BamA/TamA family outer membrane protein, with protein sequence MKISLGIFAFSFSISFATEIAELKTSENLPTEPADSVHFQRFAALPVLGYAEETKLKYGAMLLFFTKPNAPGENATSFDFAVMGTTKGQLEVDVSPDLYLLNGLIHSDISFVYWNWRAKYYGVGNSPDDDIYMRYDMDLFKLSVPVDVSIFPTRLANALRMGPYFYFEKNTASFSHGDVSSPERTGGIRSGIGYQLTLDLRDNVNWPINGIFGQIRQVFYSKAFGGDYNFFMQSFDLRTYSYLFWGTSVALGAIYEVEKGDAPFDMLPTLDGIKRFRGVERGKFLDKQSISTQVEFRKHLFWRLAGTIFFEAGKVGPYFSELARNRWHYAPGFGGRLLLNKAEKTYVRGDLSLVDGKNLGMTIYIREAF encoded by the coding sequence ATGAAAATTTCCCTCGGAATTTTTGCGTTTTCATTTTCCATTTCCTTTGCCACAGAAATCGCAGAATTGAAAACTTCGGAAAATTTGCCGACTGAGCCCGCGGACTCTGTACATTTTCAGCGATTTGCAGCGCTTCCCGTTTTAGGCTACGCCGAAGAAACAAAACTGAAATACGGCGCAATGCTTCTCTTTTTTACCAAGCCGAATGCGCCCGGAGAAAATGCGACATCGTTTGATTTCGCGGTGATGGGAACGACGAAAGGACAACTCGAAGTTGATGTTTCGCCGGATTTGTATTTGCTAAATGGTTTAATTCATTCCGACATTTCCTTTGTGTATTGGAATTGGCGTGCGAAATATTACGGCGTAGGCAATTCTCCCGACGATGATATTTACATGCGTTACGATATGGATTTGTTTAAGCTCAGCGTTCCTGTGGATGTTTCCATTTTCCCGACGCGGCTTGCGAATGCACTCCGAATGGGTCCGTATTTTTATTTTGAAAAAAATACCGCGTCCTTTTCTCACGGCGACGTTTCTTCTCCCGAAAGAACGGGTGGCATTCGCTCGGGAATCGGTTATCAGTTAACTCTAGATTTACGCGATAATGTCAACTGGCCTATCAACGGAATTTTTGGACAAATTCGCCAAGTCTTTTATTCCAAAGCATTCGGCGGCGATTATAATTTTTTCATGCAGTCATTTGATTTGCGGACTTATTCGTATCTCTTCTGGGGAACGTCTGTTGCACTCGGCGCAATTTACGAAGTTGAAAAAGGCGACGCTCCTTTTGATATGCTCCCGACTTTAGATGGCATTAAACGTTTCCGTGGCGTAGAACGCGGAAAATTTCTCGACAAACAATCGATTTCTACACAAGTTGAATTTCGCAAACATCTTTTTTGGCGGCTTGCAGGCACTATCTTTTTCGAAGCGGGAAAAGTCGGTCCTTACTTTTCAGAACTTGCCCGCAATCGCTGGCATTACGCGCCGGGCTTTGGCGGAAGACTTCTTCTCAATAAAGCGGAGAAGACTTATGTCCGCGGCGATCTTTCTCTCGTCGACGGAAAAAATTTGGGCATGACCATTTATATCCGCGAAGCATTTTAG
- a CDS encoding NADH-quinone oxidoreductase subunit A, with the protein MSNVQIFDTTFAMTILLILAVVVPLALLLANWFLHPGKIKKVLIKSTAYECGLAHVAGTANERYPIKYYMVAMLFLVFDIEVAFLYPLAVVFLSSPWSLLFVLLGFLVILESGYLYLYKKGILDWNKLSD; encoded by the coding sequence ATGAGTAACGTTCAAATTTTTGATACGACTTTTGCGATGACAATTCTCCTCATTCTGGCGGTTGTCGTTCCTTTGGCTTTGCTTTTGGCAAACTGGTTTTTACATCCGGGAAAAATCAAAAAAGTGCTGATTAAAAGCACGGCTTACGAATGCGGTTTGGCTCATGTAGCGGGAACTGCGAACGAGCGTTATCCGATTAAATATTACATGGTTGCGATGCTCTTCCTCGTCTTTGACATTGAAGTCGCATTCCTTTACCCGTTAGCAGTCGTCTTCCTTTCGAGTCCGTGGAGCCTTCTCTTTGTGCTGCTCGGCTTCCTCGTGATTTTGGAAAGCGGTTACCTTTACCTTTACAAGAAAGGCATCTTGGATTGGAATAAATTGTCGGATTAA
- a CDS encoding serine/threonine protein kinase — protein MIKNRFAELFDRLSRNLAVRAHYTMDDYQWWLDHNPVYLHSGAVERIQLQDRLTQDGTNDLFRANYWIERPGDSSRHGERHIVVKFCKYFVSPGPNRLHRLNMIISSFEDEIRINNLIRATNIEGVVQSLGGGVAGRLPYLKMELIKGCSLDKMFHTDLTTGERISRIAQIAYLANTISQLHYYQIVHKDLKPKNLLLCQDPTHINNHKILICDFGYAQAKLRESITEYGGQMTPVYSAPEQAVMGENLSYSVDYFSFGVIMHEYLTGKSLLPKAGEIFAEDNFRITERYLEYVRTGRENVFEDKRFPEIHDWIDQLTTFDSIERMQKSENLFNIAHKLRERVNALGYRDVNTDFLWNQLREYRGEKRQ, from the coding sequence GTGATTAAGAATCGTTTTGCAGAATTATTTGATCGTCTGTCGCGGAATCTCGCCGTTCGAGCGCATTACACGATGGACGATTATCAATGGTGGCTGGATCATAATCCGGTATATTTACACAGCGGAGCGGTAGAACGCATTCAACTGCAAGACCGTTTGACTCAAGACGGAACCAATGACCTTTTCCGCGCGAATTATTGGATTGAACGTCCCGGCGATTCAAGTCGTCATGGAGAACGGCATATCGTTGTCAAATTCTGCAAATACTTTGTTTCTCCAGGTCCGAATCGATTGCATCGTTTGAACATGATTATCAGTTCTTTCGAAGATGAAATTCGCATTAACAATTTGATTCGGGCTACAAATATCGAAGGTGTGGTGCAAAGTTTAGGCGGAGGCGTTGCCGGCAGACTTCCCTATTTAAAGATGGAACTGATTAAAGGCTGCTCGCTCGATAAAATGTTTCACACGGATTTGACAACGGGCGAACGCATTAGTCGCATCGCACAAATCGCTTATTTGGCAAACACCATTAGCCAGTTACATTATTATCAAATCGTCCACAAAGATTTAAAACCGAAAAATCTTTTGCTTTGCCAAGATCCGACGCACATCAATAATCACAAAATTTTGATTTGCGATTTTGGTTATGCCCAAGCAAAACTCCGCGAAAGCATTACGGAATACGGCGGACAAATGACTCCGGTTTATAGCGCTCCCGAACAAGCGGTAATGGGAGAAAATCTTTCGTACTCGGTGGACTATTTTAGCTTTGGCGTGATTATGCACGAATATTTGACCGGCAAAAGTCTTCTCCCCAAAGCGGGCGAAATTTTTGCCGAAGATAATTTCCGCATTACAGAACGCTACTTAGAATATGTGCGGACGGGACGCGAAAATGTTTTTGAAGATAAACGCTTTCCCGAAATCCACGATTGGATCGATCAACTGACGACTTTTGATAGCATTGAACGAATGCAAAAAAGCGAAAATTTGTTCAACATTGCGCATAAACTTCGCGAACGAGTAAACGCACTCGGCTACCGCGATGTGAATACAGACTTTTTATGGAATCAGCTGCGGGAATATCGCGGCGAAAAAAGACAATAA
- a CDS encoding LOG family protein produces MASKKQEPVLAYQNQQFLESDAGRQVRILSEFRAPGVVLDEAGIKNTIVMFGSARTLGTRDVKKKLKEAKDPKEIKRLNHLAKVAESYDAARDLAKLFGNWSKKHKDWHYALCTGGGPGIMEAGNRGAHEAKMQSIGFNIKLPFEQHPNPYIDSNLNLQFRYFFIRKFWFLFKARALIAFPGGFGTLDELFEALTLIQTHKLHEQIPIVLFGEEYWKNLVNWDYLVETGMINADDLKIFHMTSDIGDAYAYVTQTLEKYSKTPSATGVHSFGMLK; encoded by the coding sequence ATGGCTTCCAAAAAACAAGAACCCGTTTTAGCTTACCAAAATCAGCAGTTTCTCGAAAGCGATGCTGGGCGTCAAGTAAGAATTCTCTCGGAATTTCGTGCCCCCGGTGTTGTACTCGATGAAGCGGGCATTAAAAATACCATCGTGATGTTCGGTTCTGCGCGAACTCTTGGCACTCGCGATGTGAAGAAAAAACTCAAAGAGGCAAAAGATCCGAAAGAAATTAAGCGGTTAAATCATTTAGCGAAAGTCGCAGAATCCTACGATGCGGCTAGAGATTTGGCAAAGCTTTTTGGAAATTGGAGCAAAAAGCATAAAGATTGGCATTATGCGCTTTGCACCGGCGGAGGTCCTGGCATTATGGAAGCCGGAAACCGCGGCGCTCACGAAGCTAAGATGCAATCGATTGGCTTTAATATTAAATTGCCTTTTGAACAGCACCCGAATCCTTATATCGATTCAAATTTGAATTTGCAGTTCCGTTACTTCTTTATTCGCAAGTTCTGGTTCCTCTTTAAGGCGCGCGCATTGATTGCGTTCCCCGGCGGATTTGGAACTCTCGATGAATTATTTGAAGCGTTAACTTTGATTCAAACGCACAAATTGCACGAGCAAATTCCCATTGTTCTTTTTGGCGAAGAATATTGGAAGAATTTGGTGAACTGGGATTATCTGGTGGAAACCGGAATGATCAACGCTGACGATTTGAAAATTTTCCACATGACAAGCGACATCGGCGACGCTTACGCTTATGTCACTCAGACTTTGGAAAAGTATTCCAAAACACCGTCGGCAACGGGAGTTCACAGTTTCGGAATGCTGAAATAG
- a CDS encoding DUF6812 domain-containing protein: MLVKIWTDSFIITGEIDTMRDERLTDYVRENKEFIAVTQVNVTDRAGKDLFRTHFLNVSTSHIEIILPAE, encoded by the coding sequence ATGCTAGTAAAAATTTGGACTGATTCATTTATCATTACGGGCGAAATCGATACAATGCGCGACGAACGCTTAACCGATTATGTCCGCGAAAATAAAGAGTTTATCGCAGTCACGCAAGTGAATGTCACCGACCGCGCGGGCAAAGATCTTTTCCGCACGCATTTTTTAAATGTGAGCACAAGTCACATCGAAATTATTTTACCCGCAGAATAA
- a CDS encoding acyl-CoA thioesterase: MEPIKISPVEYTAHIEVRYAETDAMGIVHHSVYAIWFEQARTEIFRANGIPFSQFEAEGYHSPLLSIETQFIKPCRYGEIVDVHLQLSQVDRLRFCFTYKVTVGGELRTTGKTMHIFTMNNRPCRSAPEPVLKTFFPE; the protein is encoded by the coding sequence TATCGAAGTGCGTTACGCCGAAACCGATGCGATGGGAATCGTGCATCATTCTGTTTATGCGATTTGGTTTGAGCAAGCGCGCACCGAAATTTTCCGAGCAAACGGCATTCCGTTTTCGCAATTTGAAGCGGAAGGTTATCATAGTCCGCTGCTCTCCATCGAAACGCAATTTATTAAGCCTTGCCGCTATGGCGAAATTGTCGATGTGCATTTGCAATTAAGCCAAGTGGATCGGCTGCGTTTTTGTTTTACTTATAAAGTTACTGTCGGCGGCGAATTGCGCACAACCGGAAAAACGATGCACATTTTTACGATGAATAATCGCCCTTGCCGGAGCGCTCCCGAACCGGTTTTAAAGACATTCTTCCCCGAATAG